The following DNA comes from Grus americana isolate bGruAme1 chromosome 22, bGruAme1.mat, whole genome shotgun sequence.
TGATGGCCACGTGCACAAAGAGGGTGGCGTGGGGCAGGGgctccccagccagggactGGAGGGGGACATGGCGGtagccaggctgcaggcactCGAAGGGGATGGTGTACTGGGCAATGAACTCGTCCCCGATGTAGTCGTCGTCCAGCACGACGAAGCGCAGGACGGCCAGCTCTGGCAGGTTGATCTGGAACTCCAGGCTCTCGTCGAAGACAGGGTTGTCCCCGCTCTGCAGGGCCGTCTTGGTGCGGTGCTCGGCGCAGTCGGCGGGGATGCCGTGGATCTCGGCGCAGACGTAGGGCTCCACCACCTCCCCCTTGGCCCCTGAGCCCTTGGGCTTGGGCAGGTTCTGCCCACTGATGACCTTGAGGTGCAGGAGCTGGGCGGGCACCCCGGGCAAGGAGTCCTTGGCGTTGGCACTGAAGTAGGAGACCTCCTCCCGCATGATGGCCGGGCGGAGGACATAGCCGCAGGCCCCGTTCTGCCGGAACCAGCCCGCGTTCAGGTCCATCATGAGCCCCGGTGTCTGGTAGTTCATGGCCACCATCTGGCAGCCGCACTTCCAGAAGTCCTGGGGGTTCATGTTGCTGGCGTCGATGCGCATGGGGCTGGGGTAGACGCGGGAGAGGAACCGCTTGTTGTAGCTCACCAACTCAGCCGGGCACTCGTTGGCGAAGCGTCCCGCCTCCACCTCGCTGAAGGAGCACATCTCCCAGTAGCGCTGCCCACGCCGCGAGCTCTCAAAGTCCTGGAAGGGGACGGCCTGGCAGAGGCTCACCAGCTCCGAGAGCTCCCGGCTCAGGCGCACCCGCCGCGGGCCACCTCCCTCCGGCACCTCCTGGTCCTCCTGGCCCAGCCGCCGTGCCAGCTCCCAGCCTTCCTCCTCGTCCGACACCTCCCCCTCGCTGTCCTCACAGCCGGGCGGCAGCTTCTTGCCCTTGATGAGGATGCGGCCCTtgagctgctctggggagggcAGGTAGGACGCAGTGGGGTTGGGGGGCTCCAGGTACAGCTTCTCCCCCAGCATCTTGCGCAAGCACTGGGCGGCGAGACGCTGCTGGGGGGCCGAGCAGCGCACCACCAGGCAGAGGATGAGGGGGTAGGCGGAGGCGGCGAAGGCGTGCTGGTCGATCAGCCCCACCACGGCACGGAAGGGCACGCAGGAGGCAGCCGAAGGGCTGGTGTAGACCACGGGCTCGCCCTCGGGGCCGTCCCACAGCACCAGCTCAATGCTGCGGCAGCCCAGGCCCAGGGCACTGATGTAGCCGCTGATGTCCGAGCGGCCCCAGAAGTTGTCCTCCAGCAAGCAGGCGCTGTGGGCAGAGCTGATGTAGTAGTGGGAGAGGGGCTGCGCCATGTCCTGGCACACTTTGCGGTGCTGCGGGTCGAAGATGGAGCAGTCGGCGGAGAGCAGGTAGCGCGTGAAGCCGTCAATGGCCAGGTAGCCCTTTTCCCGGCCCTCCTTGGAGGGCTCATACTTGCCGACGATCTCCAAGCACTTCTCCTCCGTCACCCCCTCCATGCCCTGTTCCACCTCCAGGAACATCAGCAGGTCCTTCAGACCCAGGTACTCCTTGTTGCTGGAGAACTGCACGAGCAGGAAGAAGATCTCAGGGCGGGTGCAGAGCTCGCAGTACGCCTCCACGAAGAGGTCGCAGGCCACCTCCGCACCGGGACGCTCGCTGGCCTTCTGCAGCTCCTTGAACTTCAGCTCGATGGTGGAGGTCTTCATGCCTGGGTTGAGCGCTTTGATCAGCTGCACAGCCCGGGACACGGGGATGCGGCCAGACTTCTCCAGGTCAGCAAGGTCAAAGACGGAGGAGATCCAGGAGGTCCGGAGGCTGGGGTGGCCGGTCCCGGGTGCCTCGGGGGTATGCTTCCCGTAGGACACCAGGTACCGGAGACCCATCACCCAGGCGCTCACCACATCAGCCGAGCTGGCCACCAGGTCCAAGGACTCGTAGTTGTCTCCATAGATGATGGAGAAGGCGCACTCGTCCGGGAACTGGTCGGAGAGGCCATTGCTGCGCAGGACCGGCGTCTTCTTGCCCACGCGCACCTCTTTGACCGACTTGATCTCAATCTTGGCTTTCTCCGAGTCCTTCTTGGAGGGCTCCCAGCGCACAGACCGCATGTCGGCATCCAGCACGAAGAAGCGGCTGTACATACGGGAGTTGGAGCGCACCTTCTTCAGCTCACAGCCCTCCAGCATGAAGGAGATGCAGGCGGCCGTGCTGTTGATCTTGCGGTCGTTGGGCATGGTGCTGAAGGACACCGTCTTCTTTTTCTGCGGCGGCCGCTGCCGGGAGCCATCCTGCCAGGGTGGGAGAAGGGGGCAGAGCCatcagggatggggcaggcaGCATGTGCCCCgccagctcccagcaccctcctgccacactctctccccaccccagcccccaTGCACAGcgcagcaccccagggtgccccagcGTTCCCCAGGGTGCCCCAGTGCCATGCGAAGTCCAGTCCGTCCCGGTCAGACCCTCTCCCCAGAGGCTGGGAGCCGGCTCCAGCCCTGGCCTCCCCCACAGCTCACTGCCTGGCTTATTTTAACTccgctttccttccttccttcctgctcccgGCCCTGAGCCGGATCCTTCCCCACTGCTCACTCACCCTTGGAGGCACAGCCATGCACAGGCAGCCCAGCACGGTCCCCGTCTCCCCGGTCTGGGGGCACCGGAGGAAAACAGGCGCCTGGCAGGACCAGCCTGCgcccacagcagccccatccctgcagaggGGCACACGCCACGGCCCCTCACACCTTCCCCTGCGCCCCAGGCGCCGATCCCGGGCACCATGGCAGCAGGGTGCAAGGATGCCTGGGGCACCCCGAGGCGATGCACGGGCAGAGCCGCTCCCGGGGAGCCTCAGACAGACCCCCCCACTCTGTCTGCCAGGGAGAGGTGCAGGACAGCCACCCACAAGTGCCACATGCTGGGGACAAGCGCAGCCCATGGCCCCGTCCCGCAGAGCCCACGGTTGCTGCTGCCTGTACGGGGTCACAGGGGGTACGGGCtgtctgctgcctgcaccccatgCCCGCACTCTGCCCGTACCCCTGTGCCAGACCTGTTCCTCAGCAGGGAAGAGGGACCCTGCTGCCAAGGGGTTGGAGGGGGCGGGGGATGAGGGGGAACAGCAGGGCCGGGAGCATATTATGGGATGGATTTCATTAAGTAGTGCAGCAGGAGGAGATTTAATCCACTTCTTCAAGATTATGGTGAGTCACCTCTAATCCGGTGGTGTCTCTGGCAGAGGCAGGTCCTGCCCAGCTGCCCGAGTTGGGGACAAGGGGGTGTCCTCCTCCAGCACCCCGAGAGCTTCCACACCTCCTGTGCGGGCCTGTCGCAGAGTGGGCCAGTAGCCTGGGCCAGCACGTCCCCATGCCTCACCCCGAAGGGTCTGGATCTGCCCCCGTGGCaccaggcagccctggcccGGGGTAACAGGGATGGGTCAGGCAGGTGGCCAGCCAGTTCaccccaggggtgcccaggacACAACGTCCTGGGAAAGGGGGAACCAGCCCCAGCCCTTGGCCCCATGCTAGAGCCGGATGGATCCTGGGCAGGGGGCAGTCAGCGGGCGGCAGCACCGTTCTCTGCAGCCTCGCTGCCCGCTGGCAAAGGCCGACCCCGCTCAGCCCCACACGGGGGCCATTTCCCCCAGCGCGGATGCAGGAGCTGTTTGCATCCTCTCACTGCCAGATTGCTCCGGGGAGCCGGCTGAGCGCCAGGACCCTGTCTCCGTGCCAGCCAtctcccggggggggggggggggtgtcccccccactCAGCTGGCTCCCAggccccccagccagcagcagctgcccccTCTCCTCTGTAGCCTCCCCAGGCAGTGGGGTGGTGACGCATGGCATCCCACGGAGCCCCACCATCCACCTGGGACAATCGCCCCCAGGGCTGAACCAGGAAGCCACCCGCCAGGGGCCACCGTGCCAGGGTGCAggaccccagccagccctggtcAGCGGGGAGCTCGGCGGCAGGTCCTGCCATCAGCCAGCCATCGGAGAAGGACTCACTGCCGGGACGCTTCCTGCAAGCAGCAATCTGAGCACCCCACTGATGGGCAGCCCCAGACCTCGccacccccactccccacccccccccccccatgatgGCTGGCACAAGGGAgcagccccctcctgccccaggcaggACCCCCACACTTCTCCCCGCCCCGGCGCACCCCACCCCGGGCGGCTCCGCACGGGGCCCCACAGCCGAAAACAGGAAATCCATCCGGAAAGGAAACACGGGCGGGGGGCCTGCGTGCACCCAGCGCCTGGGGACCTGCCTCCAGCTGCACCCACTGCAGGCTGCCAGACCCACCTCTCCAGCACCAGCCCCGCTGGGCCGCGCCACCCCCAgctcagggtaaaaaaaaaatcaaacaccctccctgcagcccccccatcccctggggaTAGGGCAAGGGGAGGGGGTGCCTGCTGCAGTGCTTTAGGGTATAGATGCACGGCGCAAACCAAGCATGCCCCGCGGCAGACGGGCTCTGCTCTCACCGGCCGCACAGGTGAACCTCGGCGGGCACCGCTGCCACCCCGCTCCAGGAGCTCCCAGTGTTTGCACCCAGTGAGCCAATGGCTCCAGCCGTGTGGGGCCTCCTGCCCGCAGTCGCCCACCGGCTTCACACCCCGGCCTGGGGAGCAGCGGGGAAAAGccgctgctccccagcagcccatCACGCAGGCACTTTCCAGGCGGGCTTCaaccctggggacaccctgcTACGTGCTCCACGAGGCATGGGCAGaggcggtgcaggcaggagcagtgcAGGCAGCCGGGGCCACAGAGCTCCATCAGGTCATAAGTAGGTCAGCAGTGAAGGCAGGAGGACGTGGCACCCATGGCCACGGGAGCACGGAACATCCCCAGCCACAGGGCAGGGATCCGGCAGGAGCAGGGCATCCCACACGCTGTGCCACCGAACGGGCAGCAAGCAGGCAGGGCTCTTGCCAGCACTGCCACACACATCACACCCATGGCCCAGCTCTGTGGAAGGAAGACGCACCGACCGCAATGCCGATGCTGACCATTGTGTCAATGGCGAGCGCGGGCATCCGGCTGGGTATGGCGGGCACGTCCGAACCCAGCTGCCCGcgccctgcccagctctgcgGCATGTGCTAAGCACCTCTTCAGCCCATTACCTCCTGCGATTGCCTACCGTGCCCTGGCAAGCGCGGTAGCCCTAATCTCAGCTGCCATTACCCGGCCAAGCAACCCGCTCCCAagcacagggatggggaagggccCGTCAGCCGCCCCTCCCTTCCCGTTATCCCCGgaggcctggctggggggggtccccgtcACGCAGCAGCTTGTGACAGCAGGAGACAGAGGAACTGAAAGCCTCTGGGGCTGAGGCGTCTCAGCCTGACCgtggctctgctgcccagccaggGGAGCAGGACTGCCGCCACCCCGGCAGCAGGACCCTTCTCCCGGCCACGGAGCACACGGTGGGGCCGTGTTCCGCTCAGGGAATGGGGCTGttccccagcctggctgtgACGTGACTTATCCACAGCCGGTTTTCCCAGGTCCCGGTTCTTCCCACTGCCCCCATGCCAGGCTGGGCAGCGTGAGCAGGGAtgagggcagcaggcagcagccggCAGCACCGGAGCGGAGGCAGTGGGAGGCCAGGCACAGCCAGGGCTTTTCTACCATCGTTTGTTCCCTGCCAAGAAGATAGTGAGTGACACATCCACTCCCCGCGGCACCAGCTGCTGCTACCCAGTGAGGGGCCATGGAGCCGGAGCCCCACGCAGAGGCACCGCACGGCTCCTGAGGCTGGcgcgggatggggaggggacCCACACaggggacaggacaggggggtgctggggaagggtcacctcctgcagcagggaggtaCAGATCCAG
Coding sequences within:
- the LOC129195404 gene encoding inactive phospholipase C-like protein 2, whose amino-acid sequence is MAEGPRGAPPPGSPRPAAPLPNGPRGGGGGGGGSGSPGSGSGSSSREDSAERSPAPAAPRASIMKDGSRQRPPQKKKTVSFSTMPNDRKINSTAACISFMLEGCELKKVRSNSRMYSRFFVLDADMRSVRWEPSKKDSEKAKIEIKSVKEVRVGKKTPVLRSNGLSDQFPDECAFSIIYGDNYESLDLVASSADVVSAWVMGLRYLVSYGKHTPEAPGTGHPSLRTSWISSVFDLADLEKSGRIPVSRAVQLIKALNPGMKTSTIELKFKELQKASERPGAEVACDLFVEAYCELCTRPEIFFLLVQFSSNKEYLGLKDLLMFLEVEQGMEGVTEEKCLEIVGKYEPSKEGREKGYLAIDGFTRYLLSADCSIFDPQHRKVCQDMAQPLSHYYISSAHSACLLEDNFWGRSDISGYISALGLGCRSIELVLWDGPEGEPVVYTSPSAASCVPFRAVVGLIDQHAFAASAYPLILCLVVRCSAPQQRLAAQCLRKMLGEKLYLEPPNPTASYLPSPEQLKGRILIKGKKLPPGCEDSEGEVSDEEEGWELARRLGQEDQEVPEGGGPRRVRLSRELSELVSLCQAVPFQDFESSRRGQRYWEMCSFSEVEAGRFANECPAELVSYNKRFLSRVYPSPMRIDASNMNPQDFWKCGCQMVAMNYQTPGLMMDLNAGWFRQNGACGYVLRPAIMREEVSYFSANAKDSLPGVPAQLLHLKVISGQNLPKPKGSGAKGEVVEPYVCAEIHGIPADCAEHRTKTALQSGDNPVFDESLEFQINLPELAVLRFVVLDDDYIGDEFIAQYTIPFECLQPGYRHVPLQSLAGEPLPHATLFVHVAITDRRGGGKGHRRGLAGRRGRRVREYTSTKTTGIKAIDEVFRTATQPLREATDLRENVQNALVSFKELCGLTPAANMKQCILTVAAWLLHSDSTPSVTLNLAEQYPPMEAQGPIPDLLRKVLTAYETMIQTSRTLIESADAVYGKLIQAQQAGMDFHKELHRIETKEGLRGRKLQKALESFAWNITVLKGQADLLKHAKAEALDNLWQIHNAGQSCGIGRNGSASPEPSRLRAPLEPIPETEGGGDTASC